A genome region from Sphaeramia orbicularis chromosome 19, fSphaOr1.1, whole genome shotgun sequence includes the following:
- the LOC115410538 gene encoding LOW QUALITY PROTEIN: uncharacterized protein LOC115410538 (The sequence of the model RefSeq protein was modified relative to this genomic sequence to represent the inferred CDS: inserted 4 bases in 2 codons), with translation MSAAHCFSSTSTFAWRISLGRQNLQGTNPNEVSRTVATIILHPNYDINTNDNDIALLRLSSPVTFTDYIRPVCLAASDSVFNSGTDSWVTGWGAVQEGVSLPFPGTLQEVEVPVLGNRQCNCLNGVGTVTDNMICAGLLEGGKDSCQVGCFYCYVINLVKATISTTLRRVLSMXPQGDSGGPMVSKQGSVWVQSGIVSFGFGCARPNLPGVYSRVSQYESWISSHITSDQPGFVQFSSSGLDTDSSYTCPGLPPPLTTTAPATTAEPELTTTDSLSILSSAELCGITPLNNRIVGGEDAPAGSWPWQVSLQVFGRQICGGSLINREWVMSAAHCFSSTSTYGWQISLGRQNLQGINPNEVSRTVATIILHPNYDSNTNDNDIALLRLSSPVTFTDYIRPVCLAASDSVFNSGTDSWVTGWGTVQEGVSLPFPGTLQEVEVPVLGNRQCNCLNGVGTVTDNMICAGLLEGGKDSCQGDSGGPMVSKQGFIWVQSGIVSFGFGCARPNLPGVYSRVSQYESWISSHITSDQPGFVQFSSSGLDTDSSYTCPGLPPPLTTTAPATTAEPELTTTDSLSILSSAELCGITPLNNRIVGGEDAPAGSWPWQVSLQVFGRQICGGSLINREWVMSAAHCFSSTSTYGWQISLGRQNLQGTNPNEVSRTVATIILHPNYDSNTNDNDIALLRLSSPVTFTDYIRPVCLAASDSVFNSGTDSWVTGWGTVQEGVSLPFPGTLQEVEVPVLGNRQCNCLNGVGTVTDNMICAGLLEGGKDSCQGDSGGPMVSKQGSVWVQSGIVSFGFGCARPNLPGVYSRVSQYESWISSHITSDQPGFVQFSSSGLDTDSSYTCPGLPPPLTTTAPATTAEPELTTTDSLSILSSAELCGITPLNNRIVGGEDAPAGSWPWQVSLQVFGRQICGGSLINREWVMSAAHCFSSTSTYGWQISLGRQNLQGINPNEVSRTVATIILHPNYDSNTNDNDIALLRLSSPVTFTDYIRPVCLAASDSVFNSGTDSWVTGWGTVQEGVSLPFPGTLQEVEVPVLGNRQCNCLNGVGTVTDNMICAGLLEGGKDSCQVGCIYYYVIDLVKATISTTLRRVLSMXPQGDSGGPMVSKQGSVWVQSGIVSFGFGCARPNLPGVYSRVSQYESWISSHITFDQPGFVQFSSSGLDTDSSYTCPGLPPPLTTTAPATTAEPELTTTDSLSILSSAELCGITPLNNRIVGGEDAPAGSWPWQVSLQVFGRQICGGSLINREWVMSAAHCFSSTSTYGWQISLGRQNLQGINPNEVSRTVATIILHPNYDSNTNDNDIALLRLSSPVTFTDYIRPVCLAASDSVFNSGTDSWVTGWGTVQEGGESNLSLPFPGTLQEVEVPVLGNRQCNCLNGVGTVTDNMICAGLLEGGKDSCQGDSGGPMVSKQGSVWVQSGIVSFGFGCARPNLPGVYSRVSQYESWISSHITSDQPGFVQFSSSGLDTDSSYTCPGLPPPLTTTAPATTAEPELTTTDSLSILSSAELCGITPLNNRIVGGEDAPAGSWPWQVSLQVFGRQICGGSLINREWVMSAAHCFSSTSTYGWQISLGRQNLQGINPNEVSRTVATIILHPNYDSNTNDNDIALLRLSSPVTFTDYIRPVCLAASDSVFNSGTDSWVTGWGTVQEGGESNLSLPFPGTLQEVEVPVLGNRQCNCLNGVGTVTDNMICAGLLEGGKDSCQGDSGGPMVSKQGFIWVQSGIVSFGFGCARPNLPGVYSRVSRYESWISSHITSDQPGFVQFSSSGLDTDSSYTCPGLPPPLTTTAPATTAEPELTTTDSLSILSSAELCGITPLNNRIVGGEDAPAGSWPWQVSLQRFRRHICGGSLINREWVMSAAHCFSSTNTRRWRISLGRQNLRGRNPNEISRRVATIILHPNYDSNTNNNDIALLRLSSPVTFTDYIRPVCLAASDSVFNSGTDSWVTGWGTVQEGVSLPFPGTLQEVEVPVLGNRQCNCLNGVGTVTDNMICAGLLEGGKDSCQGDSGGPMVSKQGSVWVQSGIVSFGFGCARPNLPGVYSRVSQYESWISSHITSDQPGFVQFSSSGLDTDSSYTCPGLPPPPPVQSVSNPARSECGSVPVNSHGGTWPWIVSIHACQA, from the exons ATGTCTGCTGCTCACTGTTTCTCCAG CACAAGTACATTTGCATGGCGCATTTCCCTCGGTCGTCAGAACCTACAAGGCACAAATCCCAATGAAGTTTCCAGAACTGTTGCAACAATCATCTTACACCCAAACTATGACATTAACACCAACGACAATGACATTGCTCTGCTCAGACTGTCCTCACCAGTCACCTTCACAGACTACATCAGACCTGTGTGTCTGGCAGCCAGTGACAGTGTGTTCAACAGCGGTACTGATAGCTGGGTCACCGGCTGGGGCGCAGTCCAGGAGGGAG taTCGTTACCTTTCCCTGGAACTCTACAAGAGGTGGAGGTTCCCGTTTTGGGAAACAGACAGTGTAACTGTCTTAATGGAGTTGGCACAGTTACAGACAACATGATCTGTGCAGGTCTTCTGGAAGGAGGAAAAGACTCCTGTCAGGTAGGCTGCTTCTACTGTTATGTCATCAATTTGGTGAAAGCAACGATTTCGACAACACTCAGACGTGTCCTGTCCAT TCCTCAGGGGGACTCAGGAGGTCCAATGGTTAGTAAGCAGGGCtccgtctgggtccagtctggtatTGTTAGTTTTGGTTTTGGCTGCGCTCGGCCCAATCTGCCAGGAGTCTACTCCAGAGTGTCCCAGTACGAGTCCTGGATCAGCTCCCACATCACCTCCGATCAGCCAGGCTTTGTCCAGTTCAGCTCCAGTGGGTTGGACACTGACAGCAGCTACACCTGTCCTGGTCTGCCTCCTCCTCTTACTACTACTGCTCCTGCTACAACTGCTGAACCAGAACTTACAACCACTGATTCACTGTCCATTCTGTCCAGTGCTGAAT TGTGTGGCATCACTCCTCTGAACAACAGGATAGTTGGAGGTGAAGATGCTCCAGCTGGAAGTTGGCCCTGGCAGGTCAGTCTGCAGGTATTTGGCAGACAGATTTGTGGAGGTTCCCTCATCAACAGAGAGTGGGTGATGTCTGCTGCTCACTGTTTCTCCAG CACAAGTACATATGGATGGCAGATTTCCCTCGGTCGTCAGAACCTACAAGGCATAAATCCCAATGAAGTTTCCAGAACTGTCGCAACAATCATCTTACATCCAAACTATGACAGTAACACCAACGACAATGACATTGCTCTGCTCAGACTGTCCTCACCAGTCACCTTCACAGACTACATCAGACCTGTGTGTCTGGCAGCCAGTGACAGTGTGTTCAACAGCGGTACTGATAGCTGGGTCACTGGCTGGGGTACAGTCCAGGAGGGAG taTCGCTACCTTTCCCTGGAACTCTACAAGAGGTGGAGGTTCCTGTTTTGGGAAACAGACAGTGTAACTGTCTGAATGGAGTTGGCACAGTTACAGACAACATGATCTGTGCAGGTCTTCTGGAAGGAGGAAAAGACTCCTGTCAG GGTGACTCAGGAGGTCCAATGGTTAGTAAGCAGGGCTtcatctgggtccagtctggtatTGTTAGTTTTGGTTTTGGCTGCGCTCGGCCCAATCTGCCAGGAGTCTACTCCAGAGTGTCCCAGTACGAGTCCTGGATCAGCTCCCACATCACCTCCGATCAGCCAGGCTTTGTCCAGTTCAGCTCCAGTGGGTTGGACACTGACAGCAGCTACACCTGTCCTGGTCTGCCTCCTCCTCTTACTACTACTGCTCCTGCTACAACTGCTGAACCAGAACTTACAACCACTGATTCACTGTCCATTCTGTCCAGTGCTGAAT TGTGTGGCATCACTCCTCTGAACAACAGGATAGTTGGAGGTGAAGATGCTCCAGCTGGAAGTTGGCCCTGGCAGGTCAGTCTGCAGGTATTTGGCAGACAGATTTGTGGAGGTTCCCTCATCAACAGAGAGTGGGTGATGTCTGCTGCTCACTGTTTCTCCAG CACAAGTACATATGGATGGCAGATTTCCCTCGGTCGTCAAAACCTACAAGGCACAAATCCCAATGAAGTTTCCAGAACTGTCGCAACGATCATCTTACATCCAAACTATGACAGTAACACCAACGACAATGACATTGCTCTGCTCAGACTGTCCTCACCAGTCACCTTCACAGACTACATCAGACCTGTGTGTCTGGCAGCCAGTGACAGTGTGTTCAACAGCGGTACTGATAGCTGGGTCACTGGCTGGGGTACAGTCCAGGAGGGAG taTCGTTACCTTTCCCTGGAACTCTACAAGAGGTGGAGGTTCCCGTTTTGGGAAACAGACAGTGTAACTGTCTGAATGGAGTCGGCACAGTCACAGACAACATGATCTGTGCAGGTCTTCTGGAAGGAGGAAAAGACTCCTGTCAG GGGGACTCAGGAGGTCCAATGGTTAGTAAGCAGGGCtccgtctgggtccagtctggtatTGTTAGTTTTGGTTTTGGCTGCGCTCGGCCCAATCTGCCAGGAGTCTACTCCAGAGTGTCCCAGTACGAGTCCTGGATCAGCTCCCACATCACCTCCGATCAGCCAGGCTTTGTCCAGTTCAGCTCCAGTGGGTTGGACACTGACAGCAGCTACACCTGTCCTGGTCTGCCTCCTCCTCTTACTACTACTGCTCCTGCTACAACTGCTGAACCAGAACTTACAACCACTGATTCACTGTCCATTCTGTCCAGTGCTGAAT TGTGTGGCATCACTCCTCTGAACAACAGGATAGTTGGAGGTGAAGATGCTCCAGCTGGAAGTTGGCCCTGGCAGGTCAGTCTGCAGGTATTTGGCAGACAGATTTGTGGAGGTTCCCTCATCAACAGAGAGTGGGTGATGTCTGCTGCTCACTGTTTCTCCAG CACAAGTACATATGGATGGCAGATTTCCCTCGGTCGTCAGAACCTACAAGGCATAAATCCCAATGAAGTTTCCAGAACTGTCGCAACAATCATCTTACATCCAAACTATGACAGTAACACCAACGACAATGACATTGCTCTGCTCAGACTGTCCTCACCAGTCACCTTCACAGACTACATCAGACCTGTGTGTCTGGCAGCCAGTGACAGTGTGTTCAACAGCGGTACTGATAGCTGGGTCACTGGCTGGGGTACAGTCCAGGAGGGAG taTCGTTACCTTTCCCTGGAACTCTACAAGAGGTGGAGGTTCCCGTTTTGGGAAACAGACAGTGTAACTGTCTGAATGGAGTTGGCACAGTTACAGACAACATGATCTGTGCAGGTCTTCTGGAAGGAGGAAAAGACTCCTGTCAGGTAGGCTGCATCTACTATTATGTCATCGATTTGGTAAAAGCAACGATTTCGACAACACTCAGACGTGTCCTGTCCAT TCCTCAGGGTGACTCAGGAGGTCCAATGGTTAGTAAGCAGGGCtccgtctgggtccagtctggtatTGTTAGTTTTGGTTTTGGCTGCGCTCGGCCCAATCTGCCAGGAGTCTACTCCAGAGTGTCCCAGTACGAGTCCTGGATCAGCTCCCACATCACCTTCGATCAGCCAGGCTTTGTCCAGTTCAGCTCCAGTGGGTTGGACACTGACAGCAGCTACACCTGTCCTGGTCTGCCTCCTCCTCTTACTACTACTGCTCCTGCTACAACTGCTGAACCAGAACTTACAACCACTGATTCACTGTCCATTCTGTCCAGTGCTGAAT TGTGTGGCATCACTCCTCTGAACAACAGGATAGTTGGAGGTGAAGATGCTCCAGCTGGAAGTTGGCCCTGGCAGGTCAGTCTGCAGGTATTTGGCAGACAGATTTGTGGAGGTTCCCTCATCAACAGAGAGTGGGTGATGTCTGCTGCTCACTGTTTCTCCAG CACAAGTACATATGGATGGCAGATTTCCCTCGGTCGTCAGAACCTACAAGGCATAAATCCCAATGAAGTTTCCAGAACTGTCGCAACAATCATCTTACATCCAAACTATGACAGTAACACCAACGACAATGACATTGCTCTGCTCAGACTGTCCTCACCAGTCACCTTCACAGACTACATCAGACCTGTGTGTCTGGCAGCCAGTGACAGTGTGTTCAACAGCGGTACTGATAGCTGGGTCACTGGCTGGGGTACAGTCCAGGAGGGAGGTGAGTCCAACT taTCGCTACCTTTCCCTGGAACTCTACAAGAGGTGGAGGTTCCCGTTTTGGGAAACAGACAGTGTAACTGTCTGAATGGAGTTGGCACAGTCACAGACAACATGATCTGTGCAGGTCTTCTGGAAGGAGGAAAAGACTCCTGTCAG GGGGACTCAGGAGGTCCAATGGTTAGTAAGCAGGGCtccgtctgggtccagtctggtatTGTTAGTTTTGGTTTTGGCTGCGCTCGGCCCAATCTGCCAGGAGTCTACTCCAGAGTGTCCCAGTACGAGTCCTGGATCAGCTCCCACATCACCTCCGATCAGCCAGGCTTTGTCCAGTTCAGCTCCAGTGGGTTGGACACTGACAGCAGCTACACCTGTCCTGGTCTGCCTCCTCCTCTTACTACTACTGCTCCTGCTACAACTGCTGAACCAGAACTTACAACCACTGATTCACTGTCCATTCTGTCCAGTGCTGAAT TGTGTGGCATCACTCCTCTGAACAACAGGATAGTTGGAGGTGAAGATGCTCCAGCTGGAAGTTGGCCCTGGCAGGTCAGTCTGCAGGTATTTGGCAGACAGATTTGTGGAGGTTCCCTCATCAACAGAGAGTGGGTGATGTCTGCTGCTCACTGTTTCTCCAG CACAAGTACATATGGATGGCAGATTTCCCTCGGTCGTCAGAACCTACAAGGCATAAATCCCAATGAAGTTTCCAGAACTGTCGCAACAATCATCTTACATCCAAACTATGACAGTAACACCAACGACAATGACATTGCTCTGCTCAGACTGTCCTCACCAGTCACCTTCACAGACTACATCAGACCTGTGTGTCTGGCAGCCAGTGACAGTGTGTTCAACAGCGGTACTGATAGCTGGGTCACTGGCTGGGGTACAGTCCAGGAGGGAGGTGAGTCCAACT taTCGCTACCTTTCCCTGGAACTCTACAAGAGGTGGAGGTTCCCGTTTTGGGAAACAGACAGTGTAACTGTCTGAATGGAGTTGGCACAGTCACAGACAACATGATCTGTGCAGGTCTTCTGGAAGGAGGAAAAGACTCCTGTCAG GGGGACTCAGGAGGTCCAATGGTTAGTAAGCAGGGCTtcatctgggtccagtctggtatTGTTAGTTTTGGTTTTGGCTGCGCTCGGCCCAATCTGCCAGGAGTCTACTCCAGAGTGTCCCGGTACGAGTCCTGGATCAGCTCCCACATCACCTCTGATCAGCCAGGCTTTGTCCAGTTCAGCTCCAGTGGGTTGGACACTGACAGCAGCTACACCTGTCCTGGTCTGCCTCCTCCTCTTACTACTACTGCTCCTGCTACAACTGCTGAACCAGAACTTACAACCACTGATTCACTGTCCATTCTGTCCAGTGCTGAAT TGTGTGGCATCACTCCTCTGAACAACAGGATAGTTGGTGGTGAAGATGCTCCAGCTGGAAGTTGGCCCTGGCAGGTCAGTCTGCAGAGATTTCGCAGACATATTTGTGGAGGTTCCCTCATCAACAGAGAATGGGTGATGTCTGCTGCTCACTGTTTCTCAAG CACAAATACACGTAGATGGCGCATTTCCCTCGGTCGCCAGAATCTACGAGGCAGAAATCCTAATGAAATTTCACGAAGAGTTGCAACAATCATCTTACATCCAAACTATGACAGTAACACCAACAACAATGACATTGCTCTGCTCAGACTGTCCTCACCAGTCACCTTCACAGACTACATCAGACCTGTGTGTCTGGCAGCCAGTGACAGTGTGTTCAACAGCGGTACTGATAGCTGGGTCACTGGCTGGGGTACAGTCCAGGAGGGAG taTCGTTACCTTTCCCTGGAACTCTACAAGAGGTGGAGGTTCCCGTTTTGGGAAACAGACAGTGTAACTGTCTGAATGGAGTCGGCACAGTCACAGACAACATGATCTGTGCAGGTCTTCTGGAAGGAGGAAAAGACTCCTGTCAG GGGGACTCAGGAGGTCCAATGGTTAGTAAGCAGGGCtccgtctgggtccagtctggtatTGTTAGTTTTGGTTTTGGCTGCGCTCGGCCCAATCTGCCAGGAGTCTACTCCAGAGTGTCCCAGTACGAGTCCTGGATCAGCTCCCACATCACCTCCGATCAGCCAGGCTTTGTCCAGTTCAGCTCCAGTGGGTTGGACACTGACAGCAGCTACACCTGTCCtggtctgcctcctcctcctccagtccaaAGTGTATCAAATCCTGCAC GCTCAGAGTGTGGCAGTGTTCCTGTGAACAGTCATGGGGGAACGTGGCCCTGGATTGTGAGCA